The window TTGTTGAGCGCGATTCATACCCTAGTCCTGGAAGAATAATAGATAGAGCGAGTGGGGGATCTCGAACAGACCGCCGTAGTAGTGGCATGGTCGAGGAAGACAAGTGGAGCAGACAACCTGGTAATTTTGGTTCAGGGCGGGATGTGCGTCAGGATCCTGGTTATGGAAGTAATGCAGGTTTTCGGCCTGGCTCAGGTGGCAATCATGGTGTTCTCAGGAACCCACGTGGACAGACACCTATGCAGTATGCTGGAGGAATGTTCTTTGGGCCATCCATGGGTCCTCAGGGAGGAATGCCTAGAAATAATCCTGATGCTGACAGGTGGTTGCGTGGTACCAATATTCAACAAAAAGGTTTAATTCCTTCCCCTCAGACTCCATTACTGATGATGCACAAAGCTGAGAAGAAATATAAAGTGGGTAAAGTGACAGATGAGGAACAGGCAAAGCAAAGGCAATTGAAAGCTATTTTAAACAAGCTTACTCCTCAGAACTTCGAGAAACTTTTTGAGCAAGTAAAAGCGGTTAAAATTGACAATGCAATGACTCTTACTGGCGTCATCTCACAGATATTTGACAAAGCTTTAATGGAGCCTACTTTCTGTGAGATGTATGCCAATTTCTGTTGTCATCTGGCTGTGGAGTTGCCTGATTTCaacaatgaagaaaatgagaagaTAACTTTTAAGAGATTGCTTCTGAATAAGTGCCAGGAGGAATTTGAGAGAGGGGAAAGAGAGCAAGAAGAAGCTAATAAAGCTGATGAAGAGGGTGACATCGAGCAGTCTGCagaggaaagagaagaaaagagagttCAGGCTCGGAGACGAATGTTGGGTAATATTAGATTAATTGGGGAGTTGTACAAGAAGAGAATGTTAACTGAGCGAATAATGCACGCATGCATCCACAAGTTACTGGGCCAGTATCAGAATCCTGATGAAGAAGATGTTGAGGCTTTGTGCAAATTGATGAGTACCATTGGAGAGATGATCGATCATCCCAAAGCTAAAGAGCATATGGACGCATATTTTGATGGAATGAAGTTGTTATCTACTAATATGAACTTATCTTCTAGGGTCAGGTTCATGTTGAAGGATGCATTGGATTTGAGAAAGAATAAATGGCAACAGAGAAGGAAAGTTGAAGGGCCAAAAAAGATTGAGGAAGTGCACAGGGATGCTGCTCAAGAACGGCAGGCACAATCCAACAGGTTGAGCCGTGGGTTAAGCATGAACCAGTCAGTCAGGAGAACACCTATGGATTTCGTTCCAAGAGGATCAACAATGTTGTCTTCCCCAAATACCCAGATGGGTGGTTTCCGTGGAGTTTCTACTCCGGTTCGTGGGTTTGGCAATCAGGATATTCGGTTGGAGGAAAGACAGCCTTATGAGGCTAGGATGTTGTCAGTTTCCTTGCCTCAGAGGCCAACAATGGGTGATGATTCTATTACTCTGGGACCTCAAGGTGGCCTTGGGAGAGGAATGTCAATCAGAGGATCACCATCAATTCCAAGTGCTGCTGTAGCTGATGTATCTCCAGCCCCTGCAGATTCCAGAAGAATGACAGCTGGTTTGAATGGTTACAGCACTGCATCAGAGCGGACAACATATGGCACAAGGGAGGATCTCAATCCAAGATATAATTCTGATAGAATTGCAGCTCCAGCTGCTTATGACCACTTGAGTTCTCAGGAGCGTAATGTGAATTATGGTAACAGAGACCTGAGGAATCCGGACCGAAGTCTCGATAGATCTCTTGCTACATCACCACCTGCACGAGGGCAGGGTACAACTTCTCAAAATGTCCCTTCAGAAAAAGAGTGGCCTGAAGATCGCCTTCGGGAAATGTCCATGGCAGCAATTAAAGAATTTTACAGGTTTCATGTTGTCTTATGCATGCATCTATTGTCTTGTTATGCAGTTTCAATTTTCCAAGTTTAGAGAAGTTTTCATCATGTGCGTGCTAGTGTATAGCTGCTTGCATTAAAACCCCTATACATTCATGCAGTGGTGATGTCCAGTTATTTTATGTCCATTGAAGGAACATCTAGCATATATTAGGGATTACATTGGAAAGTGAGAAATCAAGAGGGCTATCATATCTTCATAGTTTGTTTTGAACTAATAGATTTTTCACTCAAATTTATTGGGGtggaattctttggagaaaagATGGGctgaaattttaaataagatgagatgctCAGTTTACTTGTTTTGCCTCTTCCATGAAAGTGGCGGTGGATGAGCTTGTAACTTCTTTATGTGGTACTCACGTATCAAAAAACTTCTTTATTTGGTACCCTGTCAGATTTGGAACTCATGTGAAAGGCAGCTTTCTTGGAAGTTGTAGTCTTCTATTTTATTGATTGGGAACGAAGCCTTTCTGTAGATTATGTAAACATGCTAAGAACTACCTGTGCTGACTTCCACTGGTAGTTACATTTAAGAATGTCTTTCTTGACTTGAGTTAACATGAActactactaaaaaaaaaaattcaataaatatactGAATAACCTTTTTATTTCAGTGCCAGAGATGAGAAAGAAGTTGAATTTTGCATCAAAGATTTGAATTCCCCGAGCTTCCATCCCTCAATGGTATCTTTATGGGTCACAGACTCTTTTGAGAGGAAGCACATGGAAAGGGATCTTTTGGCTAAGCTTCTAGTCAATCTTTCGAAGTCTCGGGATGGCCTGTTGAGTCAAACCCAGCTCATTAAAGGGTAAATGATATTTAACTGTCTATTAGTCAGTCTTTTCAGCTCGCcattatttagatatatatatttagtgttTGATTTACTTACTGCTGTTTCCCTCTTTCTGGCCAGGTTTGAATCTGTTCTGACTACTCTGGAGGATGCTGTAAATGATGCCCCAAGAGCACCAGAATTTCTTGGTGGCATCTTTGCCAAAGTCATTACAGAAAATGTGATCCCTTTTAGAGAGATTGGACGGTTAATACATAAAGGTGGAGAGGAGCCGGGTCATCTTCTGGAAGTTGGGCTTGCAGCAGATGTTCTTGGAAGCATCTTGGAAATAATAAAATCGGAGAAGGGGGATTCTGTCTTAAATGAGATGCAGGCAAGCTCCAATTTGCGTTTTGAGGATTTTCGGCCCCCAGATCCTAACAGATCGAGGAAATTAGATAAATTTCTTTAGGGGATTTTGATGCTCATTGTATCTTgctagggaaaaaaaagaaagaaagaaagaaagaaagaaaaattgttcTGTAGTATGTTAGGCtacttattaaataatatttttctgtgGGTTGGTAGGGATCTATATATGGGGTGTTCCTTTTCCTTGTCCTAATATTATTCTTGAAATGTTAACTGCAATTATGAAAGGTTCAATTGAGCATCggaaaatttttgagttttccaACTGATATTTTCTTGGTTATATGCGAGTTCATACTTGAGGCATATCAGTATTCTTTTATTCTGTGAGTGGTGATGCCTTCCAAACCTGAATACGTTGTGAAATTCCATGTGATAATTTCTTTGGGTCTTATTAATATTTACCTGTTTTGAAAGCTATGAAACATAATGgtgttttagtgatttagaaTCTCCAAGTTTGCAGGCTTTATGGTGATATTTCAGTGTCTTGGATTGAACACTGGCCTAATATGACCCTTTTATGCATCATGGTATGTTGCTTGTGACCGATCGCTTTGACTTCAATTTgaactaaaatttcaaatttcatgacctaaaacaagaagaaaagagttcaattacaagtaaattaGGGCTACTTAACGAGGTACTTTGTGACAAATTCCAAATGGGATAGAATCCAATTAGATGTATTGTGCATTCGTTTGTCCTGGCCTTAAGGAGGGTTCCTGATGCTGACTAAAGTTCCTCAAGATTCTCTTGGAGTGGCCAGATTTTTTAGTTCAATCAACTTCCACTCCAAGGAATCCTTATCTAACTTAGAAATTCCATCCGGATTGAAGACATTGCTTGGCAGAAATTCATTTGCAAAAGAGTTTTCTAGTACTTCAGCCCTTTCTTTGGGAGTTCCTGATTGTAAGTTTATACAATGGAAGGATCCATTTTCTTCTCTGTAGCCTGATGTTTAAGAAGACAAACGACAAGATGAAAGGCCAGATTCATGCTGGGGATGAACAGGTAGGACCAAGTGTGTTTTACATGATTGTTGCTTTGTTATAACAGTAGAATATGGGATTTTCTTGTAATCGTtgattgttaccacggttttcttctgccataagtgaggattattaataaattatgatttcgtcctcttaaaataaataaacagtagAATATGTAGCTATGAATAACTCTTGAACCCTTTAAATTGACAAAAAGTAGCCTTCCTCCATTTACAGCACTCATTACAGTCCGTCCATGAATATGGTAAAATACATGGGCGTGCACACGCACAAAGACATTGGTATATTAACTAAACCATCTCTGGTATGTACAAATACATGCACAAAGACCATTCATATCCAATGTTTCTTTAACGATAAAGAAAACCCTTTTCCTCAATATTATTGAAGACTAAATATAGttcataaaacaaatattaaaaactataggGAGAATTGTCTTGTATACACATCGAATGGTTGGCAGGCAGTCAACTGTGGTTCCtgttaacaaataaaaaacaaataaataacgTGCAGAAACAGTTTAACAACCTAATCCCATCACTTGCTTAAAAACAGGACTTTGGacataatatgaaaatatatttgtagtgAAATGTGTCCAATCAGCTTCAATTTCTATGTGCGTTTGGAAACAACTAGCAACTGACTGGAAGGATCCGCTTTTAGTTCCCCATATATAAATTCCCAAGGCAGCATGCCGGGAATTCTAAAGTGGATATCAGAGGCAGAACTTTCAGTCATTCTGCAGCATTATGGATTAACCAACAATATAGCAAACACATACCTGTCTTAGCCCACCACTAGCACTGCCTCCTGTCAAAAGCATGCTGAGAAGAGATGTCACAGCACCACCACCCATGTCGTTACTACCTGTACTTCGAATTGCTGAACGCATTGAATTTAGTATTGCCCCATATGTATTCCCATGCCCACGCTCGATTGCTTGGATAAAGCAGAAAGTCATGGCACCTGTTGATGCGATCCTTGATAGAGCCTGTCCCCAACAAGCATCAGaattacataacataatttttattgtgGTTCTGTTGGTGTTCTTTACATTTATTATCATCGTCATCATGATGTCACTAAAAcaagtataattataaactGTACCAAAATATCTACTTAAGACTTCCAAACTTACAGATGTATCAGCCGAGGTCTGATCATCATCACAACCACTAAAGGAAATAACTTCTCCCCCACTCGTTCCTTTCCATACACCTGATCGGGGGCGATGATCCTCCCATATATATTGTCCGGTCCTAGTgccaacaagaaaagaaaaatcacggTGAAAAAAATTGGAATGCTGGGGACTTAATAAGAACTAATTGCAAAGGGGAATAACTTGGTCCCCAAGATACATTAGTATCATAATCTACGAGCacaaaagcaagaaaattcGAGAAACAAACAGAACAGTAAATCTGCCCAAATCCccccctcaaaaaaaaaaaaaaaaccaaaagtaaATGTGAAGATAACAAATAACCTAAAGTTTGGGAAatggttacaaaaaaaaaaaaaggccgaggaaagaaaatccaaaattttttatacataatatttagaTCATACATGATACCCAAGCAAAATCAGATAACACAAACATACTGAACGAACagcatataaatataaatatacattcaaTATTTCAAAAACCGTTCAGGGTGCAAAGAAGTGACCGGTAAAATATATCACAATAAAAACTGGACGGCCCTCTCATTAGAAGTTTAagattttgaaacattttttggtCTTCCCACAAAACATATCCCCATATGTTTTGTGATAAGCAACATTACCATACGTATAGGCTGTAAATATTTGAAACTGTAAATATTTGAAACAGAAACCAACCTGTTCATCCGGCAAAGGAATGGCAAATCTAGTACAGTGCCGCTATGGCAAGAATCTATTATTGCATGAAGCTTAACACCATGAGGAAGAGGTTTAACAATTGTTGCATTGATTTCATCATCAACAATCATACCCTGAGTTTTGAAGTCCAAGGGGCATAGAGTTTCATCATATCCGTCAACTTCATCACCATTATAGTTCCTCTGTCGTGAACCATGACCAGAATAGTGAAACAGCAGGGAATCTCCTGGTTGACAACCTTGTACAAGCCAATATAATGCCATTctaatattgtattttgttgGGGTTTTGTATGGATCAGTTTCTTCTTCTGCATTTTATATTTCAGGTAAGAatgttcacaaaaaaaattttagaataaagaacaaaaatgctTTGCTGAATGGATCcggaatgaaaataataatcagAGACATAAAAAGATTATGTAGCTGTTAGAGGCAATAGGCATGCTTCATTCCATGATTTCTAGACATTTCTTCAATGAAATCTTTCGCATTGATTTCTCAATACATAGTTCGCTTCTTCCTCATTTGATtgccaagaaaatttgaaataaagcCATTGAAAAACCTTTTTTGTCTCTTAGTTTCACAACTAGACATGACACTAGCAATTAGTTTAACTCAtacaattttcatctaaaatgaATATTGCACAAACTCAACCTGGAAAGTAACACCTTCACATGGCAAATTAAATGCATGCCCTCCTGCgtaatattaatatgttaagtgagaccaGGTGATGACTTGTACTAAGTATTGATAGAGCTGCCTTGGATTGCCTCTATGAGATTGAACCGGTTATTTGTATCACTATGTAGGGTGTTGTCCCATGGGTCTCATAAAGTTAGCATGCAAAACATCTGCGATTGATGGCAGAAGTGAACTATATATTGAGTAGGAACATAAAGTTAGGATAAATAGTTTGCTTCTgcttcatttaaaaaatcagcttgataacatttttcttgtggTGTTGTATTTACTTTCACTGATTTtggtgtttatgttttaaaactaTGTAAGTACAACAAGGATGAGTCTGCAGGCCAAAGTAAGTTAGGAGATCTTGACATAGTAAAGAATTGAATAATAAGTGTTTCAGATTGGCACATGGGCTATAACAATTTCGTTAGGTTTATTTTATGACAATATGATTTTCCATAGTTTTGATATGTTGGATTAGTTATATTTATTAGTTTGGGGTTTACTAAAGTGCTTAGTATAAATGAAGTATTGATGTTTACAGAACTCTTAACACCTGGTGTAATGGATTGTAAGAACGCAGTATTCCATGGGACGGAGGTGTTAAAGAAGCAGGttgcttttgggttttctcctAAGGCCACACTAAACGAAAAACCCATACACACACTCCATGCACCATTATCCAAAGGGGTAATCCATCAAATTAGCAGTgtttaataactatataacagTATTTAGTTCAATACTCCCTTGCATATAAAATATTCACCTCTACCATACTGTCGATAGCTACTTATATGCACCTAACAGTTCTCTCATTAATCCCATTCATGGAAGGAACAGATCAAGCCTAATATCTCATTTCCAGAGCAAGAAaacctattttttaatatcactCGAGAACTTTTTTCATTCCCACCACCATCTAAAAATGGCTGCAAATTAGGCAAATAAACAGAGATGTACCATTTGTATAAACTATCATCTGAAATTTTAAAAGCCATAACTCGCAGTCGCAGCTCTCGTTAAAACTTGCATCAAAAGCTGATATATCATACGAAAAGTTCCTTGACTTTGTAGGTGAAAACTTTTGCTTGTCCGGCACATGTAAAAGAAAGTTCCATTAAATGGCATTTTGCTGATCTAAAAAGCATCCAAACGACCCTACTAAGTTGACCAGGATCTCAAAGGAATCGAAAACCCAGATATCAGAATTGGAGTTCTCAGCAATAACCGTAACAACACAAAGAAACATGCTAGAACATAAACAACCAAATTTGTACATATTCAAGGAGATCATGAAGACAACACAAGAGAATTTGTTTAAAACCCAGAACCTAAAGCAACGaaatttatgaattcatatGCAGTCAATACACATACACAGACAAATAgaaacatacatatacataccgGTGAGCATGATAATGGAGTCCTGGGGGAACTGGAACTTGTTGATAAGGAGATAGCGCATGCACTTGGCGTCGTTGATGCACCCTTTGAGCTCGTGCGTCGTGTACCTGTACGATATCCCGCATATAACCGCCCTCTTCCTCCCGTGCGCGTTTGGAATCGGGCCCGGGGGCGCCTGGCCGTAGGGCGAAGGAACAGGAGGCGGCGGCTGGGAAGCGGAGGGGAGGGGCGGAGTGTGGGACGAAGGAGGCGGCACTGCGCGGGGATCGGCCACGTGGGTGACAGCCTGGCAGATGGCGCAGCGGATGGATCGGGCGCCCGGCGGAAGCTGGAGAGGGGTGCGGCAGCTGGAACAGTTTATCAGCATAAACATGGTCGATTTCGCAAACTTCAAGGAAGTTTTGTTTCAATTCAAGGCCAGAAATTTTTGGTCTGGAATTGATTTGATAATAATTGAGTCATCCTAATAATTTCTACAATCTTCTACCACCGAACCctacaaatcttttttttttttttttctttctttcactatttttttaagcagtttaaatatttttttaaaataaaaaaaaatcacatattcatttaaaaatatttacttaaacattaaataaataaaaaattttaaagtttcgATAAAAAATTTCAGTAGTTTTTTCTGTggacataatatttttctttttacaaagaGTAATTCATCATTTCAtcgtatatataattagaaattatttattatattttatttataaatctatcatataataatattattttgatgagatgagaatataaaaaaaatgacaaataaatttttcttataacaaaTAGTTATGATTTCATTAgctttaaaagttaaaaatggtTTAACTTAGCTTAAAATTCGGATAAAATTCACGcactctcttttaaaaatataattgaatctattattaaaaaataattttttttatctcaaattttttttatcttttttaaaaaatgtgcataatttacacataaatattaattctcatcAACTTAAAAacagataatatgaaaatatagaaataaaaaaaatgaaaatataaataataatttaagaataaaataatttatttttaattaatttcatcaaCAAATCAGATGTGAAGATAAGGCACGTTGGTCCAATGCAATTAagtttattatatacatatatatatatatctactatatatataaatgttggaTGAACAGTATGCCACTCAGACCTTAGAAGAATGACCAGtaacaacaaaaaaaagttcaaaaaaaatgcattcagaTCTGCTCAGATCTGTAAGGAATGAACACGGTTTCTGCATTCGCCTACACGGGAATAAAACAAGAATATCcacatctctaaaaaaaaaaaaaaaaaaaaaactgataggAAAGTACAACAAAattagtgaaagaaaaacaaaaaataaagatcaaccgaaaagaaaaaaaaaaaataagaatactggttacgtttgggtagtgagaatatttgaaaagttttgagaatatttgtgaatagttatgagtaaatactggagtgagtttgtgggtcccattgagaacattttgaattgtttggatatgtgaagtatgttgagttgttatCTTTTgaataggtagttgaaaaatgtgtgggtctcataaatattatagtaattttatttttaataatatatattataatgattttatttttaatttatatataatattgataaatattataatgattttatttttatatatataatagtgatatatatattatagtgattttattttttatttatatattatagtgattttattttttatttatatttaaaagtgataaatattattgattttattttttatttttatttaatagtgataaatattatagtgattttattttttatttatatataatagtgataaatattataatgattttatttatatatatataataatgatatatatattatagtgattttatttaatagtgataaatattatagtgattttattttttatttatatttaatggtgataaatattattgattttattttttatttatatttaatagtgataaatattatagtgattttattttttatttatatataatagtaataaatattataatgattttattttttatttatatataatataaagaaatattatagtgaaattattttttatttatatataatagtgataaatattatagtgattttatttttatttatatataatagtgataaatcttatagaatgtttgtgaatagttatgagtagagattgaagtaggTTTTTGGGTCccattaagaatattttaaattatttggcATGTAGAGTATTTTCAATAAtacgaaaatatttaaaaagtgttgaaGTATGCTGGCTACTCAAACGTAGCCTAAGATCTGAACACGATCTattcaaatatatgaatatttgttcagatctataagaaaaaaaaaataacagcaGAAATAAAAAcgagttaaaaaaaatgtacatcaACTCATAAGAAATGAACAACATTCCCTACAGATCACgatggaagaaaaaatatagacaACCGTGAACAAGTGTAACCAAATGTGAGGAACCGTGAAAAAACCCAATGAGATAGGGTCATTGTTgcgaaaaatatataaagacatCAAGAAATGAGAGCTTCATAGAATTAGTAttggcctatatatatatatgcatatgtaaaattatctcttttacatatcattttgttatttaagtaaaattCTCATATTGACTTATACATATTTgagatataataataataaata is drawn from Juglans regia cultivar Chandler chromosome 5, Walnut 2.0, whole genome shotgun sequence and contains these coding sequences:
- the LOC108989876 gene encoding metacaspase-1, with protein sequence MFMLINCSSCRTPLQLPPGARSIRCAICQAVTHVADPRAVPPPSSHTPPLPSASQPPPPVPSPYGQAPPGPIPNAHGRKRAVICGISYRYTTHELKGCINDAKCMRYLLINKFQFPQDSIIMLTEEETDPYKTPTKYNIRMALYWLVQGCQPGDSLLFHYSGHGSRQRNYNGDEVDGYDETLCPLDFKTQGMIVDDEINATIVKPLPHGVKLHAIIDSCHSGTVLDLPFLCRMNRTGQYIWEDHRPRSGVWKGTSGGEVISFSGCDDDQTSADTSALSRIASTGAMTFCFIQAIERGHGNTYGAILNSMRSAIRSTGSNDMGGGAVTSLLSMLLTGGSASGGLRQEPQLTACQPFDVYTRQFSL